From the genome of Mucispirillum schaedleri ASF457:
CTTAAAACAAATTGAAGGATATTTCCATTTAAACCTTGCAAAAGAAGCTGCTACATTAGATGAACTTGCAAAACTTATCAATGTTCCTGCAGAAAATTTGAAAGCAACTGTTGAAGAATATAATAAAGCAGTTGATACAAAACAAGATAAATACGGTAAAAAACCTGATACATTAGAGAAAAAAGTTTTAACTGGTCCATTTGTTGCAATAGAAATTGCCCCAGGTATCCACTATACTATGGGTGGTGTTCAAATCAACACTGATGCACAAGTTATAGATAATAACGGCAAACCTATACCTAACTTCTATGCTGCTGGTGAAGTAACTGGTGGCGTTCATGGAGCTAACAGGCTTGGTGGAAACTCTATTTCTGAAACAGTTACTTTTGGTAGAATAGCAGGTGCTCAAGCTGCTGCAAATGCTGCTTTAACTAAATAAATTATAAAATATTAACCATATCATAACTGGCTCCTGAAATTTTTTCAGGGGCTTTTTTTATCTCTTGTAAAATAAATATATTAGTATTATAAGCATATAATAATTATGAGGAAATATGAATAAAGAACTAACCGGACATTTAATCGCATTTGGAACTGTATTTATATGGGGCATAACTTTTGTATCTACAAAAATACTGCTTACATCTTTCACTCCTGCAGAAATTCTTTTTATAAGATTTTCACTTGGGTTTGCAGCACTGTTTATTATATATCCAAAATTTGCTCCAGTCTATAATATTAAAAATGAGCTGCTTTTTATTCTTGCAGGACTTTTTGGCATATTTTTATATCTTATTCTTGAAAATACTGCTCTTTCATATACTCTTGCATCTAATGTTGGTTTATTAGTATCTATTTCCCCGTTTATTTCTGCTTTATTGGCATATCTTTTTTTAAAAGATGAAAAATTAAAACCTTTCTTTTTCCTAGGTATAGTTTTAGCTTTATGCGGGACAGCTATGATTATATTTAATGAAACTATTGTGCTGGAACTTAATCCAATAGGTGATATTTTGGCACTATTTGCAGCTGCTTCCTGGGCAGTTTATTCTCTTTTTGTAAAAAAAATAAGTTTTTTAAATATTCATCCAATACAGTCTACAAGAAAAATTTTTTTTTATGGTCTGCTTTTTACCCTTCCATATCTATTATGGACAGGAATAAAAGCAGATATGAAAGCATTTATAATACCCAGCAATATTTTAAACCTTATGTTTTTAGGCTTTGGGGCATCTGCATTATGTTTTGTAACATGGTCTCAGGCAGTCAGAATTCTAGGAACAGTCAAAACAAGTATTTATATTTATTTCATACCTGTTATGACTGTTATATCTTCAATTATCATATTAGATGAAAAATTAACACTATACTCTTTTGCTGGTATAATACTTATTATTTTAGGGCTTATTATATCAGATAAAAAATAAATTACCCTAATGCAATATCTAAAAATGTCATAAGTAAAAAACCAGACATAGAGCCAATTGTTGCTCCATGAGAATGTTCTTCTGATTGTGATTCTGGTATAAGTTCTTCCACAACAACATATATCATTGCACCTGCTGCAAATGATAATGTATAAGGCAGAAGATATGCCATATTCATAGCAAAATAAGCACCTAATAAAGCAGCAACAGGCTCAACTGCACCTGAAAGCTGACCTATCATAAAACTTTTTCTGCGGGAATATCCTTCTTTTCTTAAAGGTATTGAAACAGCTGCACCTTCTGGAAGATTTTGAATACCTATACCTAATGCAACAACTATTGCAGCAGCAAATGTTACCCCTTCATTTGCCATAGCACCAAAGGCAACACCAACTGCAAACCCTTCTGGAATATTATGCAGAGTAATTGCAAAAACCAGCAGTATACTTTTTCTTAAATTAGAAGGCATACCCTCAGGACTGCCATCTTTTGAATTAGGGTGTAAATGTGGCAGCACTTTATCCATAAGTATAAGAAATGCACCACCTGCTGCAAAACCAATAATTACAGGCATCCATTCAACCATATTCTCTTCTTTTGCAATTTCTGTTGCAGGAAGTAATAATGACCAAAATGATGCTGCAACCATCACACCTGCTGCAAAGCCAAGCATAATGTTTAATATATTTTTATTTATTTCTTTGAATAAAAATACTAATGCAGCACCAGCTGAAGTCATAACCCATGTAAAAAGTCCTGCCATAAAAGCTAATAATAAAGGATTTAATGTATCACTCATAACCTAACCTATTTTAATATATCAGGGGAAATATACCATATACCCGTAGAAATTGCTGCAAGAGAAACTATCGTAATAATTATCCACAAAATAACAGATACAAGCAGAGAGCGAACTCCTACTTTTCTTAATTCTTCCATAGTAAGACCTGCACCAACTAAAAATAAAGTGCCAGTCATTAAGTGCCTGCCTGCAGTTGATAAAGAATGCCACATATCATTGCCAGCAGGAAAAAGAGTAGTAATAAGTCCTGCAAGTAAAAAGCCTGCTAAAAACCATTGAAAAGGCGGCTTAGTTTCTGATTTATTAAATCTTGCTGCACCAAAAGCCAGTGGAAATATCCATAAAGCTCTGGTTAATTTAACAGTAACAGCAATACCTGCAGCAACTGCACCATACTGAGCAGCAGCACCTACCACACTTGATGTATCATGAATAGATATAGCTGCCCATAATCCAAAAGAAGCTTCATCCATACCTAAAAGATGACCAAGTGGTGGAAATATTATAAGCCCCAGAGCATTTAATAAAAACACAACAGCCATTGCAACTGCTGTCTGCCCTTGAGTTGCATTTATTGCAGGAGACATAGCTGCAATAGCACTGCCGCCGCATATGGCTGTGCCGCTTGTTAATAATATAGATAAATTTCTCTCAATATGAAAAAATCTGCCAAGCAAAAGCCCTGCAATCATTGTTATGGCAATACTTGTAAAAGTTATACCTATTGAAGCAAAGCCTACTTTTAAAATAACACCTATCTGCATACCAAAGCCAAGCAGTATAACAGAAATCTGCAGCAGATTTTTAGATATTTTACCTGTAATATTCTTCAAAGGATTGCCAAAAACAAGTGCTATTGCAATACCTATTATAAGTCCAATAGCTGGAAAATCTGTTGTTATAGATAATATTAATGCAGCTGCAAACCAAAATGTCTTATATGATAATAGTTTTTGCATAATTATCCTCTTTTATTGATTTCCTGCAGGCTCCTTAATCTGCTTACAGCTTTTTGCGCTGCTTTTATACCGCTTGCAGCTGCAATCGCAGCATCTATTGTTGTAACATAAGGGATACCATATTTTACAGCACTTTTTCTAATTAATGCACCATCACTTTTTAATGATTTGTTTCCCGGAGTATCAATAATTAAATTAAGCTCACCATTTATAATTAAATCTGTAATATTTGGCCTGCCTTCGCTTTCCTTAAATATAAATTCTGATTTAACATTATTTTCCTGTAAAAATGTATGAGTGCCTTTTGTAGCTACAATTTTAAACCCTGTTTCTTCTAAAATTTTAGCAGTTTCTAAAAGTTTATCATCTTTTTTATCACATGAAAGCAGAACTGTTCCTTTTAAAGGCATATAAAGCCCTGCTGATTCTTCTGCTTTATAATAAGCATAATCAAAAGTATCTGCAATCCCCATAACTTCACCAGTTGATTTCATTTCAGGTCCTAAAACTGGGTCTGTATTAGGGAATTTATTAAATGGAAGAACAGCTTGTTTTACTGCATAAAAATCAAATTCTGGTGTTTTAAGGTTAAAAGATGCAAGGCTTCTGCCTTCCATTAATAATGTTGCAATTTTAGCCATTGGAATGCCAGATACTTTTGAAACAATAGGCACAGTTCTTGATGCCCTAGGGTTTGCTTCTAGCACATATATAACATTATTTTCAACAGCAAACTGCACATTGATTAAGCCTATAACTCCAAGTTCTACAGCTATTTTTTCCATATAACTTTTTATTGTTTCCTGCTGTTTCTCTGTTAAACGGACTGGTGGAATAACACATGCAGAATCACCAGAGTGAACACCTGCTAGTTCTATATGTTCCATAACAGCAGGCACAAATGCTTCTTTACCGTCACAAAGTGCATCTGCTTCACATTCAAGAGCATTGTTTAAAAATCTGTCTATAAGAAGTGGCTTACTGCTGCTTACTTCTATATCCTGAGCTAAATATTCTTTTAATTCACTTTCATTATTGATTATAGCCATACCCCTGCCGCCAAGCACATAAGATGGGCGAATAATTACAGGATAGCCTATTTTTGCAGCAACACTTTCAACATTAGCAATATCAGATACAGTGTCAGCCTCAGGCATTTTAATATTTAATTTATCCATAAGTCTTGCAAAAAGTTCCCTGTCTTCAACAGATGCAATTACTTCTGGTTTAGTGCCAAGCATATTAACACCTGCTGATTCAAGTTTTTTAGCAATATTTAATGGAGTCTGACCACCAAACTGAACAATGGCACCTTCTGGTTTCTCATAGTTATATATTTCTATAACATCTTCCACTGTTAATGGCTCAAAATAAAGCCTGTCTGATGTATCATAATCAGTTGATACTGTTTCCGGATTACAGTTAACAATAATAGTTTCATACCCTGCTTCTTTCATAGCAAATGCAGCATGAACAGAACAGTAATCAAACTCAATACCCTGACCAATTCTGTTTGGACCGCTTCCAAGCACCATAACTTTCTTTTTATCATTTGATACTTGTGCAGTTGATGATGTATCTTCTCTATTATATGTAGAATAATAATAACATGCACTTGAAAAACCAGTTTTTTCATCTTTTGGAACACCTGATACACCAATAGGTAAAAATACAGGTCTTATACCCATATCATGACGGCGTTCTCTAACTGTTTTTTCTTTAGTTTTTAACAGGTCTGCAATATATTTATCTGAAAAGCCGTATTGTTTAGCTTTGTATAATACATTATCAGGTAGAGAAACAATAGTATAAGATGAAATTGTATTTTCCATATCAACAATTGCCTGCATTTCTTCAAGGAAATAGTGCTTGATTTTTGTAATATTGTGAAGCTCATCTATTGTCATGCCTTTTTTCATAGCTTCATACATTATCCACTGCCTTTGGCTTGATGGACAGTATAAAAGGCTTCTTAATTCATCTAAACTCTTGCTTTTATATTCTTTTAAGTTGCCTAAACCAAACCTGCCATTTTCAAGAGAACGGATAGCTTTTAAAAATGCTTCTTTATAAGTAGAGCCTATACTCATTACTTCGCCAACTGCTTTCATTTGAGTGCCAAGCACATCTTCTTCCTGTGGAAATTTTTCAAATGCCCAGCGAGCAAATTTTATAACAATATAGTCACCATTAGGTTTATATTTATCAAGTGTGCCAAATTTGTAGTGTGGTATTTCATCAAGCGTAAGTCCTGCTGCAAGTTTTGCTGAAATATATGCAATAGGAAACCCTGTTGCTTTAGATGCAAGAGCTGAAGAACGGGAAGTTCTTGGATTTATTTCAATAATAACTATCCTGTCTGTTTTTGGATCATGAGCAAACTGCACATTTGTTCCGCCAGTAACACCTACATTATGGGCAATATCCCATGCATGTTTTTGCAGACGGTTTTGCACATCTTCACTGATTGTAAGCATAGGTGCTGCACAAAAGCTGTCTCCAGTATGCACACCCATTGGGTCTATATTTTCAATAAAACATACTGTAATTATCTGCCCTTTGCTGTCTCTTACAATTTCAAGCTCCAGCTCTTCCCAGCCTGCAACACTTTCTTCTATTAATACTTGATTAATCATAGAAGCTGCAATACCGTTAGATGCAATTTTTCTTAACTCTGTGGCATTATATACTAACCCGCCACCTGTTCCGCCAAGAGTATAAGCTGGGCGGACAACAACAGGATATCCTAAATCATTTGCAATTTTTTCTGCTTCTTCAACAGTATATGCAGGAATACTTTTAGGCATATCAACACCAATTTTTTCCATAGTTTCCTTAAAAATAATCCTATCTTCACCTCGTTCTATTGCTTCAAGGTTAATACCAATAACTTCCAAATTATACTTATCTAAAATACCGGCTTTAGAAAGCTCCATTGTTAAGTTTAAGCCTGTCTGCCCGCCAAGGCTTGGAAGAAGAGAATCTGGCCTTTCTTTTTCAATAATAGCTTCAAGTCTTTTTACATTTAAAGGCTCTATATATGTAATATCTGCTGTATCTGGGTCTGTCATAATAGTAGCAGGGTTTGAATTTACAAGCACTACTTCATAACCAAGTTCTTTTAATGCTTTACAAGCCTGAGTACCAGAATAATCAAACTCGCAGGCCTGACCTATTACAATAGGACCTGAACCAATAATTAATACTTTTTTAATATCTTCCCTTTTAGGCATACTTAAACTCCAATATTTTATTTTAAACAATATACTTTACTATTTAGCTTTATCTTTGTAAAGCAATATTATAAAACAACTGATATACTTTTGTGATAATCTGTAAAAAGTATTATTATATCAGGCTTTTAGTATGATGTAATAAAAAAAATTTATTTTTTTGGTAAATTCTAAAAACGATTGCGAAAAAGTGAATAAATAAAAAAGTGGTTGTTAAAACTCTTTAAATAAAATAATATTTTTTAGCCAAAAAATAGAGTAAGAGAGGTAACAACCACAAATGGATACTACACCAAAAAATCGTAAAAATAAACACTTAAATGCATTTGAGTGTTATAAATTAGAAGGTCTGTTGAAATCCAAAGTTAGTGTGTTGGAAATAGCGTAGATATTATGCAGGTCTAAAAGCACGATATACCGAGAAATAAAGCGAGGGACAGTGGAATTTCTCAACAGTGACTTGAGTGTAAGGAAAGAATATAGTGCATACTATTCTCTAAATATAAGGCAAGGTTTAATGAGTAAAACAGGTAGGAAATTACAATATAACATTGAATATGGCTTATTAGACTATATACAGAGTAAGTTAGATGAGAAGTATTCCCCAGATGTTATATCTGGAGAGTTAAGGCATCAGTGTATATCAACAATAAGTACCCAAACAATATATAACTATATATCATTAGGACTATTAGAAAGTATAGAATATAGAAAATATACTAAACAATGTAAAAGTAATCCACGAACAGCCTATAATAATACACGCGGCAGAAGTATAGACGAACGACCATTTGAACTGAAAGAGCGACTATATGGCAATTGGGAGATGGATACAGTGGTGGGCAAACAAGGCAGTAAATCAGCCTTACTGGTGCTTACAGAACGAGTATCACGGTTTGAAATAATAATCAAATTAAGAAATAAAACACAGAAAAGTATAATAGCAGCATTAGATAAGTTAGAAAGAAAGTATAAAGATAAATTCAGCTTAATATTTAAGAGCATAACAGTAGATAATGGTGTAGAATTTTTAGATATGGCAGGTTTAGAAAAATCAGTGTATGATAAAGTATCTAAACGAACAACTATTTATTATGCTCACCCTTATTGCTCTTGGGAGAGGGGAAGTAATGAGAATAATAATAAACTTATAAGGAAATTTATTAAAAAGAAAACTGATATTAAAAACTTTTCAGCTGCTTATATTAAAAAAATACAAGACTGGATGAATAATTATCCTAGAAAATTATTTAATTATAAATCGGCTAATGATATATTTTATGAGAACTTAAACAACTGCTTAAAATGTTGCAATCGTTTTTAGATTTTACAAAATTTATTTTTTTTAAAAAAATACTTGACTAAAAATAAAATATATGGTTATATTCTCAAACCTAATAAAAACAGGTAATGCCCAGATAGCTCAGTCGGTAGAGCAGAGGACTGAAAATCCTCGTGTCGATGGTTCGATTCCGTCTCTGGGCACTTCTTTTATACCTGGTTGATAGTTTACTATTAATACAGGGTTATTATTAGCTAGAAGCAATTTTATAAATTTCTTCGCAAATTTTTATAACTTCCTAGCTTCTAGTTGTAGATTTTACCGCCTATTATTTAATAGGCGGTATATTCAACACTACAATTTATCGTTTATCTCTTTTGGTGGTGCTATATGGTAACCGCTGAAAGACGCCAAAAGCAAATCCGCTTTCACAATGCAGATTTATATAATTCTATACAAATCCCAGTGCGTGATTATTTACTGGAATTGACGAAAGATTTAGAACTTGCTGTCCTGCTTAATCAAATGATATTTTCTAAAAAAGAATATATGACATTGAATGACATAAAACGGCTGTCATTAAATGAGAAAACAAAACAGACAATAAGGGTTAAGCTGGAGCAGCTTATAGAACTTGGTTTAATCAAAAAGTATAAAAACAATAAGATTATCTATAATCAAGATTTATATACAGTTTCTGACAGCCTGACATCTGCACCAGAAGAAAATAATAAAATATTAGGTATAATAGAAGGGCAGGATTTAAACTATGAATTCCATTACTTAATGGCAATGATTATAAATAAATTTAGAACTTATGTATTAAGTGGCATAAATGAGATTACTATATCAGTATATCAGTTAAAAATAATGCTGGGTGTAAATAATTCTGAAACATCTATCCGCAATGTTTTAAATCAGCTTGAAGAAGATAACTATATAACAATTGAAAGCAGTAATAATATAAATACATATATTATTAATACAGATAAAATCATAACTAATTACAGCCTTGAAGATATAAATAAATATACTGATGAGCTAGTAAAATATTATGAAGAATATTTAAAACGGATGGCATATTATATATACAAGCATAAAACAGATAAATATAATATAGACTGGCACATTAACTACTCACTAACCAATTTTAAAAATATCATAAAAAAAATGTTTGAAGCAGGCACAGCAGATTATTATATATTAAAGCAAATAATCATATATTTAATCCATAATATAGATTTAGAAAAATATACAAATCCAAGAGCAATAAAAAAAGAATATAAAGAGCTTGCGGATTTGTCAAAAAACTTATCTAAAAGAAAGGCTAAAAGGTTTATATATAAATTTCAAAATAACTTACTTAATGAAGAAAGCAGTAAGGTATTAAATAAAATTTACTGGGAAGAAGCAGAGAAATATATAAATAAACACAAGGGTACATTAAGTAAATATTATTTTGAAAGCAGGGCAGGAGTAAATTATATTGAATTGGAAGACTATTATCAGGAAGCATTGTATATTATATATAAAATTTTAAAAAAATACAATATTACTGATATGACAGATAATGAAAAATTTAGCATAGATAGTCTATATAGTGAACTATTGTATAAATTAAAAG
Proteins encoded in this window:
- a CDS encoding DMT family transporter, whose protein sequence is MNKELTGHLIAFGTVFIWGITFVSTKILLTSFTPAEILFIRFSLGFAALFIIYPKFAPVYNIKNELLFILAGLFGIFLYLILENTALSYTLASNVGLLVSISPFISALLAYLFLKDEKLKPFFFLGIVLALCGTAMIIFNETIVLELNPIGDILALFAAASWAVYSLFVKKISFLNIHPIQSTRKIFFYGLLFTLPYLLWTGIKADMKAFIIPSNILNLMFLGFGASALCFVTWSQAVRILGTVKTSIYIYFIPVMTVISSIIILDEKLTLYSFAGIILIILGLIISDKK
- a CDS encoding ZIP family metal transporter, giving the protein MSDTLNPLLLAFMAGLFTWVMTSAGAALVFLFKEINKNILNIMLGFAAGVMVAASFWSLLLPATEIAKEENMVEWMPVIIGFAAGGAFLILMDKVLPHLHPNSKDGSPEGMPSNLRKSILLVFAITLHNIPEGFAVGVAFGAMANEGVTFAAAIVVALGIGIQNLPEGAAVSIPLRKEGYSRRKSFMIGQLSGAVEPVAALLGAYFAMNMAYLLPYTLSFAAGAMIYVVVEELIPESQSEEHSHGATIGSMSGFLLMTFLDIALG
- a CDS encoding YeiH family protein; translation: MQKLLSYKTFWFAAALILSITTDFPAIGLIIGIAIALVFGNPLKNITGKISKNLLQISVILLGFGMQIGVILKVGFASIGITFTSIAITMIAGLLLGRFFHIERNLSILLTSGTAICGGSAIAAMSPAINATQGQTAVAMAVVFLLNALGLIIFPPLGHLLGMDEASFGLWAAISIHDTSSVVGAAAQYGAVAAGIAVTVKLTRALWIFPLAFGAARFNKSETKPPFQWFLAGFLLAGLITTLFPAGNDMWHSLSTAGRHLMTGTLFLVGAGLTMEELRKVGVRSLLVSVILWIIITIVSLAAISTGIWYISPDILK
- the carB gene encoding carbamoyl-phosphate synthase large subunit; amino-acid sequence: MPKREDIKKVLIIGSGPIVIGQACEFDYSGTQACKALKELGYEVVLVNSNPATIMTDPDTADITYIEPLNVKRLEAIIEKERPDSLLPSLGGQTGLNLTMELSKAGILDKYNLEVIGINLEAIERGEDRIIFKETMEKIGVDMPKSIPAYTVEEAEKIANDLGYPVVVRPAYTLGGTGGGLVYNATELRKIASNGIAASMINQVLIEESVAGWEELELEIVRDSKGQIITVCFIENIDPMGVHTGDSFCAAPMLTISEDVQNRLQKHAWDIAHNVGVTGGTNVQFAHDPKTDRIVIIEINPRTSRSSALASKATGFPIAYISAKLAAGLTLDEIPHYKFGTLDKYKPNGDYIVIKFARWAFEKFPQEEDVLGTQMKAVGEVMSIGSTYKEAFLKAIRSLENGRFGLGNLKEYKSKSLDELRSLLYCPSSQRQWIMYEAMKKGMTIDELHNITKIKHYFLEEMQAIVDMENTISSYTIVSLPDNVLYKAKQYGFSDKYIADLLKTKEKTVRERRHDMGIRPVFLPIGVSGVPKDEKTGFSSACYYYSTYNREDTSSTAQVSNDKKKVMVLGSGPNRIGQGIEFDYCSVHAAFAMKEAGYETIIVNCNPETVSTDYDTSDRLYFEPLTVEDVIEIYNYEKPEGAIVQFGGQTPLNIAKKLESAGVNMLGTKPEVIASVEDRELFARLMDKLNIKMPEADTVSDIANVESVAAKIGYPVIIRPSYVLGGRGMAIINNESELKEYLAQDIEVSSSKPLLIDRFLNNALECEADALCDGKEAFVPAVMEHIELAGVHSGDSACVIPPVRLTEKQQETIKSYMEKIAVELGVIGLINVQFAVENNVIYVLEANPRASRTVPIVSKVSGIPMAKIATLLMEGRSLASFNLKTPEFDFYAVKQAVLPFNKFPNTDPVLGPEMKSTGEVMGIADTFDYAYYKAEESAGLYMPLKGTVLLSCDKKDDKLLETAKILEETGFKIVATKGTHTFLQENNVKSEFIFKESEGRPNITDLIINGELNLIIDTPGNKSLKSDGALIRKSAVKYGIPYVTTIDAAIAAASGIKAAQKAVSRLRSLQEINKRG
- a CDS encoding IS30 family transposase; translation: MEFLNSDLSVRKEYSAYYSLNIRQGLMSKTGRKLQYNIEYGLLDYIQSKLDEKYSPDVISGELRHQCISTISTQTIYNYISLGLLESIEYRKYTKQCKSNPRTAYNNTRGRSIDERPFELKERLYGNWEMDTVVGKQGSKSALLVLTERVSRFEIIIKLRNKTQKSIIAALDKLERKYKDKFSLIFKSITVDNGVEFLDMAGLEKSVYDKVSKRTTIYYAHPYCSWERGSNENNNKLIRKFIKKKTDIKNFSAAYIKKIQDWMNNYPRKLFNYKSANDIFYENLNNCLKCCNRF
- a CDS encoding sigma factor-like helix-turn-helix DNA-binding protein — protein: MVTAERRQKQIRFHNADLYNSIQIPVRDYLLELTKDLELAVLLNQMIFSKKEYMTLNDIKRLSLNEKTKQTIRVKLEQLIELGLIKKYKNNKIIYNQDLYTVSDSLTSAPEENNKILGIIEGQDLNYEFHYLMAMIINKFRTYVLSGINEITISVYQLKIMLGVNNSETSIRNVLNQLEEDNYITIESSNNINTYIINTDKIITNYSLEDINKYTDELVKYYEEYLKRMAYYIYKHKTDKYNIDWHINYSLTNFKNIIKKMFEAGTADYYILKQIIIYLIHNIDLEKYTNPRAIKKEYKELADLSKNLSKRKAKRFIYKFQNNLLNEESSKVLNKIYWEEAEKYINKHKGTLSKYYFESRAGVNYIELEDYYQEALYIIYKILKKYNITDMTDNEKFSIDSLYSELLYKLKDYMYYKRDNIKTHKQQDIAPDKRDYSICITSISDEYSYLNIINNYTTDALCSNFLIKENTELEQIDIEYDTNTGINKLFNVLDERSILIIKKYTGYDSHRLTFKEIGEKLGITESITARIYKRAIQQLRQHFPPDKEQELRQLIFKT